A stretch of Aristophania vespae DNA encodes these proteins:
- the rlmN gene encoding 23S rRNA (adenine(2503)-C(2))-methyltransferase RlmN gives MTNLAAPSSSSQALNDLNETERKRILAKSALFVPPTAMTEDGRRDLVGLSREELEAVLTDIGEKPFRAKQVWHWIYHQGVTDFSKMSTIAKPLQNKLAEHFIVSRPSITTEQTSKDNTRKFLFRFRDGQEAETVYIPDRQEDRGAVCISSQVGCTLSCTFCHTGTQKLVRNLGAAEIVGQFMAARDSYKEWPSPKGETPRLLSTIVLMGMGEPLYNYENVAKAMKIVMDGEGIALSRRRITLSTSGVVPMMDRCGDELAINLAISLHAVTNELRDEIVPLNRKYPIEELMAACRRYPAASNSRRITFEYIMLRGINDSDADARELVRLIRGIPAKVNLIPFNPWPGSDFKPSTKERLARFAQIIMDAGYSAPIRMPRGRDILAACGQLKTQSEKLRRTIAKNPDDKSEI, from the coding sequence ATGACGAATCTGGCTGCTCCTTCCTCCTCTTCTCAAGCGCTCAATGATCTTAATGAAACTGAACGCAAACGTATTTTAGCGAAATCGGCTCTTTTTGTCCCCCCTACAGCAATGACTGAAGATGGGCGCAGAGATCTGGTCGGTTTATCGCGTGAAGAGCTTGAAGCTGTTCTCACTGACATAGGGGAAAAGCCTTTTCGGGCTAAGCAAGTCTGGCACTGGATTTATCATCAGGGTGTCACTGACTTTTCTAAAATGAGCACTATTGCAAAGCCCTTACAAAATAAATTAGCTGAACATTTTATTGTAAGCCGTCCCTCGATCACGACTGAGCAAACCTCAAAAGATAATACCAGAAAGTTCCTTTTTCGGTTTCGGGACGGACAGGAAGCAGAAACAGTTTATATTCCAGACCGGCAAGAGGATCGTGGGGCTGTTTGCATATCTTCACAAGTAGGCTGCACTTTATCTTGCACATTTTGCCATACAGGTACTCAAAAGCTGGTTCGCAATCTTGGAGCTGCTGAAATTGTCGGACAGTTTATGGCAGCCCGTGACAGCTATAAAGAATGGCCTAGTCCCAAAGGTGAAACACCACGCCTCCTTTCCACTATCGTGTTGATGGGCATGGGAGAACCTCTCTATAATTACGAAAATGTCGCAAAAGCTATGAAAATCGTCATGGATGGTGAAGGCATTGCTTTATCTCGGCGGCGCATCACTCTATCTACTTCAGGTGTTGTTCCCATGATGGACCGCTGTGGCGATGAACTTGCCATTAATTTGGCAATATCGCTTCATGCTGTGACAAATGAATTGAGAGATGAGATTGTTCCTTTAAATCGGAAATATCCCATTGAAGAGCTAATGGCAGCCTGTCGCCGTTATCCTGCGGCTTCAAACTCACGACGCATCACATTCGAATATATTATGCTACGTGGCATTAATGATAGCGACGCTGATGCCAGAGAGCTGGTTCGTCTTATCCGGGGAATCCCTGCAAAAGTAAATTTAATTCCTTTTAATCCCTGGCCTGGCTCCGATTTTAAGCCATCTACAAAAGAACGACTTGCACGCTTTGCACAAATTATTATGGATGCAGGTTATTCAGCCCCTATTCGTATGCCAAGAGGGCGCGATATTTTAGCAGCATGCGGCCAGTTAAAAACTCAAAGTGAAAAATTAAGACGAACCATTGCAAAAAATCCTGATGATAAGTCTGAAATTTAG
- a CDS encoding FKBP-type peptidyl-prolyl cis-trans isomerase, with amino-acid sequence MRRYIRFTKAIIPALALSSLLGLGACADAPKPELTSDQFMAKVRKEPGVKTLPDGLAYKVIKSGPKDGPSPHEGSMMMLIYEGRLPDGSIFDSSEMHTGAAYMEMPLDGVIKGWMEGLPMMHVGDTWEFYIPAELAYGKRSLGVIPPNSPLVFKIQLLGLDDGSML; translated from the coding sequence GTGCGCCGTTATATACGCTTCACCAAGGCTATAATTCCTGCTCTAGCTTTATCGAGTCTCTTAGGTTTGGGAGCTTGTGCAGATGCCCCTAAACCAGAGCTCACCAGCGATCAATTTATGGCCAAGGTTCGTAAAGAACCAGGTGTTAAGACGTTACCTGACGGATTAGCGTATAAAGTAATCAAATCAGGCCCCAAAGATGGACCTAGCCCTCATGAAGGCTCAATGATGATGCTGATTTATGAGGGACGACTACCTGATGGCAGTATTTTCGACAGCTCCGAAATGCATACTGGAGCTGCCTATATGGAAATGCCCCTCGATGGTGTGATCAAAGGGTGGATGGAAGGTCTACCTATGATGCATGTAGGTGATACGTGGGAGTTTTATATTCCTGCCGAACTCGCTTACGGTAAACGGTCTTTAGGGGTCATCCCGCCTAACAGCCCGCTGGTTTTCAAGATCCAGCTTCTCGGTCTTGATGATGGATCAATGCTGTAA
- the pheT gene encoding phenylalanine--tRNA ligase subunit beta, with protein sequence MKFSLSWLRDHLDFTASLDELCAALNRIGLEVEAIDDPTKRLSGFRTAKILEAVKHPDADRLQVCKVNAGPGMEELQVVCGAPNARTGLHVIFAPPGTYIPGSDITIKAGKIRGQKSEGMLCSLRELGLGEESDGIAELSSLAPVGEDYVYYAKLDDPVIEIAITPNRGDALSVRGIARDLAAAGVGHLKPWLTEAIESKISTPFNWKLSHSACSFVMGRVIRGVKNGPSPEWLKRRLDSVGVKSHSALVDITNYVMYDIGRPLHVFDAAKLSGSELNITHAACESFKALDGKDYVLGTEDMIIADNKGVQSLAGIIGGEASSVDENSTDIFVESGYFDAVQIALTGRRLGINSDARYRFERGVDPALVRNGLEAASALIISLCGGEAGEVVEAGKEPAWQRTATLRFEKLKTLAGMDIASHEAVTSLEHLGFEVREQNDEKATFAVPSWRHDIASAQPLSQAPTLTKEQAEKASLHVNEIEAECDLIEEVLRLKGIDTVAPQSLPPLNERTVFSQQTQQARHSMLRRLCAARGYMETVGFSFVSDQDASYFDEICESEKILNPIASDLNQLRPTPLINLLRALDRNLARGLGQNGEAAFFEIGPSFGKQGSRYVLSAVRGGVSARAPGKVAQEPDWLTAKADLLAALELWGVPDVSLTTTSDAPKYYHPGRSGVVRQGPKLVLGSFGELHPTVARHFGLTGTIAVFELNIGNVPMPKNKRKAAPDLSPLQPVRRDFAFLSPKEVDVQDLIKAARMADRKLVTDVRLFDIYEGDKLPEGYRSIGIEVTLQPKQESLTDQQLEALAANIERAVQKVTGAVLRR encoded by the coding sequence ATGAAATTTTCTCTTTCCTGGCTACGCGACCATTTAGATTTTACGGCCTCTTTAGATGAGCTCTGTGCGGCATTAAACCGGATTGGGCTCGAAGTTGAAGCCATTGATGACCCAACAAAGCGCCTTTCAGGATTTCGCACAGCAAAAATTCTTGAAGCGGTAAAACATCCCGATGCTGATCGCTTGCAGGTTTGTAAGGTTAATGCAGGTCCAGGGATGGAAGAGCTTCAAGTTGTTTGTGGGGCTCCTAATGCTCGGACAGGCTTACATGTCATATTTGCTCCTCCTGGCACATATATTCCCGGCAGTGACATAACCATCAAGGCCGGTAAAATTCGCGGTCAAAAGAGTGAAGGTATGCTTTGCTCCTTACGCGAATTGGGCTTGGGCGAGGAAAGCGACGGTATTGCCGAGTTATCTTCCTTAGCGCCAGTCGGTGAAGATTATGTTTACTATGCCAAGCTGGATGATCCAGTCATCGAAATCGCCATTACACCTAATCGTGGTGACGCACTTAGTGTCAGAGGAATTGCCCGTGATCTCGCTGCGGCAGGGGTAGGGCATTTAAAACCCTGGCTGACTGAGGCGATTGAAAGTAAAATTTCAACACCATTTAATTGGAAGCTGAGCCATTCTGCATGCTCTTTCGTAATGGGGCGGGTTATTCGTGGCGTTAAAAACGGTCCTTCTCCAGAATGGCTTAAAAGACGTCTGGACTCAGTAGGCGTAAAGTCACATTCAGCGCTTGTCGATATTACCAATTACGTGATGTATGATATCGGGCGTCCCCTACACGTATTTGATGCAGCCAAACTTTCCGGTAGTGAGCTAAATATCACTCATGCCGCTTGTGAAAGCTTTAAAGCTCTTGATGGTAAAGATTATGTCCTTGGTACAGAGGATATGATTATTGCTGATAATAAAGGCGTGCAATCCCTTGCCGGCATTATTGGAGGCGAAGCCAGTTCTGTTGATGAAAATAGCACAGATATATTTGTCGAATCAGGCTATTTTGATGCTGTCCAGATTGCTCTAACTGGCCGTCGGCTCGGTATCAATTCTGATGCGCGTTATCGTTTTGAACGTGGTGTTGATCCTGCATTAGTGCGGAACGGTTTGGAAGCAGCCAGTGCTCTTATAATTTCTCTCTGTGGTGGTGAAGCTGGTGAGGTCGTAGAAGCTGGAAAAGAGCCGGCATGGCAACGCACAGCAACATTGCGTTTTGAGAAATTAAAAACACTTGCAGGCATGGATATTGCTTCTCATGAGGCTGTTACGTCTTTAGAGCATTTAGGTTTTGAAGTCAGAGAGCAAAATGACGAGAAAGCGACATTTGCTGTTCCATCATGGCGTCATGATATTGCTTCAGCTCAACCTTTGTCTCAGGCTCCAACATTAACAAAAGAGCAGGCAGAAAAAGCTTCACTACATGTGAATGAGATTGAAGCTGAATGTGATCTGATTGAGGAAGTGCTCCGTCTTAAAGGTATAGATACAGTAGCGCCTCAATCCTTGCCGCCTTTGAATGAGAGAACTGTTTTTTCTCAGCAAACCCAGCAGGCACGTCACTCTATGTTGCGACGTCTTTGCGCTGCACGGGGTTATATGGAGACAGTTGGTTTCTCTTTTGTTTCTGATCAGGATGCCAGCTATTTTGATGAGATTTGTGAAAGTGAAAAGATCTTAAACCCCATTGCTTCAGATCTAAATCAATTACGTCCAACGCCTCTTATAAATCTTTTACGGGCGCTGGATCGTAATCTGGCACGTGGTTTAGGACAGAATGGAGAAGCTGCTTTCTTCGAGATTGGTCCATCCTTTGGTAAGCAGGGTAGTCGTTATGTTCTTTCTGCTGTTCGTGGTGGTGTGAGTGCTCGTGCCCCAGGAAAGGTGGCACAAGAGCCAGATTGGCTGACAGCAAAAGCTGATTTATTAGCGGCTTTAGAGTTGTGGGGTGTACCAGACGTCTCACTCACTACAACATCAGATGCTCCAAAATATTATCATCCTGGTCGTTCCGGTGTTGTGCGCCAGGGCCCTAAATTGGTTCTGGGTAGTTTTGGAGAGCTTCATCCTACAGTAGCACGCCATTTTGGCCTAACGGGGACAATTGCCGTTTTTGAACTCAATATTGGTAATGTTCCAATGCCAAAAAATAAACGCAAAGCAGCACCGGATTTGTCTCCCCTGCAGCCTGTAAGAAGAGACTTTGCTTTCTTGTCACCCAAAGAAGTTGACGTGCAGGATTTGATTAAAGCTGCGCGCATGGCAGATCGTAAACTTGTTACGGATGTGCGTTTATTTGATATATATGAAGGTGATAAATTACCTGAGGGTTATCGTTCCATAGGAATCGAGGTTACGTTGCAGCCAAAGCAGGAAAGCTTGACGGATCAACAGCTCGAGGCCTTAGCAGCTAATATTGAACGAGCTGTCCAAAAAGTGACAGGAGCTGTATTGAGACGATAA
- the trpS gene encoding tryptophan--tRNA ligase gives MQRVFSGIQPTGIPHLGNYLGAIRSWVTLQETYDSFYCLVDLHSITMPWEPEKLRQQTLVTAACLLACGLNPDRLYNQSAVSTHARLGWIFNCVSRLGWLNRMTQFKDKAGKNRENHSAGLYVYPNLMAADILAFHATHVPVGDDQRQHIELANDIAQKFNHDMGVEFFPQIQGLIPPHAARVMNLRDGQKKMSKSDPSEQSRIILTDKEDDITLKIKRAKTDSEPLPGEVEGLKDRHEARNLITIYASLSDKTPEAVLQEFGGNGFGQFKKALTDLLIEKIVPIAQETERLLSHEDHIISLLRKGAETASTVSEPIVSEAERLVGFLR, from the coding sequence ATGCAACGTGTTTTTTCTGGTATTCAACCAACAGGTATTCCCCATCTTGGTAATTATTTAGGTGCCATTCGGAGTTGGGTTACGTTGCAAGAGACTTATGACAGCTTTTACTGTCTTGTTGATCTCCACTCTATCACTATGCCCTGGGAACCAGAAAAACTTCGCCAACAAACTTTGGTTACAGCAGCCTGTTTATTGGCGTGCGGTCTGAACCCTGACCGTCTTTATAACCAGTCAGCTGTTAGCACACACGCACGGCTTGGCTGGATATTTAACTGTGTCTCGCGCCTGGGTTGGTTGAACCGCATGACACAATTTAAAGACAAAGCCGGTAAAAATAGAGAAAATCACTCAGCAGGACTTTATGTTTACCCCAATCTTATGGCTGCTGACATATTGGCCTTTCATGCCACACATGTTCCCGTTGGAGATGATCAGCGCCAGCATATTGAACTAGCCAATGATATTGCTCAAAAATTCAACCATGATATGGGCGTAGAATTTTTCCCACAAATTCAGGGGCTTATTCCGCCTCATGCAGCGCGCGTTATGAATTTACGCGATGGTCAGAAGAAAATGTCAAAATCTGACCCCTCAGAACAAAGCCGCATTATCCTTACTGATAAAGAGGATGACATTACCCTTAAAATCAAACGCGCTAAAACAGATTCTGAACCTTTGCCTGGTGAGGTTGAAGGGTTAAAAGACCGCCATGAGGCACGCAATCTAATAACGATTTACGCTTCTTTGTCTGACAAAACACCTGAAGCCGTTTTACAGGAATTTGGCGGTAATGGTTTCGGACAGTTCAAGAAAGCTTTAACTGACCTTCTCATAGAAAAAATTGTTCCTATTGCCCAGGAAACAGAACGCCTTCTTTCTCATGAGGATCACATAATATCCCTTTTACGAAAGGGAGCAGAAACGGCCTCAACGGTCTCTGAACCAATTGTAAGTGAAGCAGAACGCCTGGTAGGTTTTTTGCGATAA
- a CDS encoding argininosuccinate synthase: MSSTSGVKKVVLAYSGGLDTSVILRWLQQRYNCEVVTFTADLGQGEELEPARKKAEIFGVKEIFVEDLRETFVKDFVFPMFRANTLYEGQYLLGTAIARPLIAQRQIEIAEAVGADAVAHGATGKGNDQVRFELGYYALKPDVKVIAPWREWDLTSRTKLLDFAEKNQIPVTKDKRGEAPFSVDANLLHSSSEGKILEDPAVGPDEIVFQRTVSPESAPDKATEITIDFVNGDPVALNGTTLSPATLLTKLNELGRINGIGRLDLVENRFVGMKSRGIYETPGGTILLTAHRSMETITLDRDAGHLKDSIMPRYAELIYNGLWFSPERRMLQALIDTSQHSVTGRVRLKLYKGNVICVGRESPNSLYDARVVTFEDDEGAYNQEDAQGFIKLNALRLRLGAQIGRKGGAL, translated from the coding sequence ATGAGCAGCACGTCAGGGGTTAAAAAAGTCGTACTGGCTTATTCAGGCGGGCTGGATACATCTGTTATCCTTCGCTGGTTACAACAACGTTATAATTGTGAAGTCGTCACATTTACAGCCGATCTTGGTCAGGGCGAAGAACTTGAGCCTGCCCGGAAAAAAGCAGAAATTTTTGGCGTCAAAGAAATCTTTGTTGAAGATCTGCGTGAAACATTCGTCAAAGACTTTGTTTTTCCGATGTTCCGCGCCAATACTCTTTATGAAGGGCAATATCTTCTTGGCACTGCCATAGCGCGCCCACTCATTGCACAAAGACAAATTGAGATTGCCGAGGCTGTTGGTGCCGATGCTGTTGCACATGGAGCAACAGGAAAAGGCAATGATCAAGTCCGCTTTGAACTTGGTTATTATGCTCTCAAACCTGACGTTAAAGTGATTGCACCCTGGCGGGAATGGGATTTGACGTCTCGCACAAAATTACTTGATTTTGCCGAGAAAAACCAAATTCCCGTTACAAAAGATAAACGTGGAGAAGCCCCTTTCTCTGTAGATGCTAACCTGCTTCATTCCTCTTCCGAAGGCAAAATTTTGGAAGATCCCGCCGTTGGCCCAGATGAAATTGTCTTCCAGAGAACCGTATCACCTGAGTCTGCCCCAGACAAAGCTACAGAAATTACTATTGATTTTGTAAATGGTGACCCTGTTGCGCTCAATGGCACAACACTTTCACCTGCTACTTTACTCACAAAACTGAATGAGCTGGGCCGTATTAATGGTATTGGCCGTCTGGATCTCGTCGAAAACCGCTTTGTTGGTATGAAATCTCGCGGTATTTACGAAACACCTGGAGGAACTATTCTCTTAACAGCTCACCGCTCTATGGAGACAATTACCCTCGACCGTGATGCAGGCCATTTAAAAGACAGCATTATGCCACGCTATGCTGAGCTGATTTATAATGGCTTGTGGTTCTCTCCCGAACGTCGCATGCTTCAGGCGCTTATTGATACGAGCCAGCATTCAGTAACAGGACGTGTGCGCTTAAAACTTTATAAGGGCAACGTTATTTGTGTTGGTCGTGAAAGCCCCAATAGTCTTTATGACGCACGCGTTGTAACATTCGAAGATGATGAAGGGGCTTATAACCAGGAAGATGCTCAAGGCTTTATTAAATTAAATGCTTTACGCCTTCGCCTTGGAGCCCAGATAGGAAGAAAAGGTGGAGCCCTCTAA
- a CDS encoding polyprenyl synthetase family protein codes for MTALPLKEALNQACHEIERTIDVLLPLVPGDENILIEAMRYAALGGGKRLRGFLILETAALFDAPREAALKAAASVEFLHAYSLVHDDLPAMDDDDLRRGQPSTHKKFNEAIAILAGDALQTSAFEAILDPSTKLDASIRAELALSLAKASGSTGMVAGQVIDIRGEGRALPLEEVSRLHALKTGALIRYSAEAGAILAGISKSDPRRQALLSYGADIGTAFQVADDVLDSTASTEELGKTAGKDEDASKSNYVALLGIEGARAEARRLIERARNSLEIFGPRAETLRSLADYFVERRS; via the coding sequence ATGACCGCCCTTCCCCTAAAGGAAGCCCTTAACCAGGCTTGTCACGAGATTGAGCGGACAATTGATGTTTTGCTCCCGCTAGTACCTGGTGATGAAAATATTTTAATTGAAGCCATGCGCTATGCAGCCCTAGGTGGTGGTAAGCGCTTAAGAGGCTTTCTCATATTAGAAACGGCAGCACTTTTTGATGCCCCTCGTGAAGCCGCGTTAAAAGCCGCCGCTTCGGTTGAATTTTTGCATGCCTATTCTCTTGTGCATGACGATCTTCCTGCTATGGATGATGACGATCTGAGACGGGGCCAGCCTTCAACCCATAAGAAATTTAATGAAGCCATTGCTATCCTTGCTGGTGACGCGTTACAGACAAGCGCTTTTGAAGCTATTTTAGATCCATCCACTAAACTAGATGCTTCGATAAGAGCAGAGCTTGCTTTAAGCCTTGCAAAAGCTTCAGGCTCGACTGGAATGGTCGCTGGGCAAGTTATTGACATACGTGGTGAAGGGCGCGCACTGCCTTTAGAAGAAGTAAGCCGCCTTCATGCCCTTAAAACAGGTGCTTTAATTCGCTATTCTGCCGAAGCAGGTGCAATTTTAGCGGGCATTTCAAAAAGTGATCCTCGCCGACAGGCCTTATTAAGTTATGGCGCTGATATTGGTACAGCCTTCCAAGTTGCTGATGATGTTCTTGACAGCACCGCAAGCACCGAAGAATTAGGAAAAACAGCTGGCAAGGATGAAGATGCCAGCAAATCAAACTATGTTGCACTCTTAGGCATAGAAGGTGCTCGCGCAGAAGCAAGACGCCTTATTGAAAGGGCTAGAAATTCCCTAGAAATTTTTGGCCCCCGTGCCGAAACTCTCCGCTCCCTTGCGGATTATTTTGTAGAACGCAGGAGCTAA
- a CDS encoding TlyA family RNA methyltransferase — MAKRRADQLLVDRGLVESRTRAQALIMAGLVYAGIDGDKPVRKAGDQLSEETPLCVKGQDHPWVSRGGLKLDHAITAFNLNVENVIGLDVGASTGGFTDVLLTHGASKVYAVDVGHGQLAWKLRSDSRVVVFEKTNARYLTSELIKEPVDIVVCDASFISLKTVLPAALELTKAGGMAVALIKPQFEAGRADIGPKGVVRDPAIHQRVCNEITEWFSTLPDWTVMGLETSPITGPEGNKEFLIYAKKSS, encoded by the coding sequence ATGGCCAAACGTCGTGCTGACCAACTCCTGGTAGATCGGGGGTTGGTCGAAAGCCGGACGCGTGCACAGGCACTCATTATGGCCGGACTAGTCTATGCCGGTATTGATGGAGATAAGCCTGTCCGCAAAGCAGGTGACCAGCTTTCGGAAGAAACACCTCTCTGCGTTAAGGGGCAGGATCATCCCTGGGTTTCGCGTGGGGGACTAAAACTTGATCATGCCATCACTGCATTTAATTTAAATGTTGAAAATGTCATCGGTTTGGATGTTGGCGCCTCTACTGGTGGTTTTACGGATGTCTTGCTTACTCATGGCGCCAGCAAAGTTTACGCTGTTGATGTCGGCCATGGCCAACTTGCCTGGAAGCTTCGTTCTGATTCGCGCGTGGTGGTTTTTGAGAAAACCAATGCCCGTTATCTGACAAGTGAGCTTATTAAAGAGCCGGTTGACATTGTTGTTTGCGATGCAAGTTTTATCAGCTTAAAAACCGTTTTGCCTGCTGCTTTAGAGCTAACAAAAGCTGGCGGGATGGCTGTTGCTTTAATTAAGCCCCAGTTTGAAGCAGGGCGAGCTGATATTGGCCCTAAAGGGGTAGTGCGTGATCCCGCAATACATCAGCGTGTTTGTAATGAAATTACCGAATGGTTCAGCACCTTACCAGACTGGACAGTTATGGGACTGGAAACAAGCCCTATAACCGGGCCAGAAGGTAATAAAGAATTTCTCATTTATGCTAAAAAGAGCAGCTAA
- the dxs gene encoding 1-deoxy-D-xylulose-5-phosphate synthase: MSTSNISTFGRYPTLDRINYPADMRNLSTEQLKILADEVRAETIDAVSCTGGHLGASLGVVELTVALHAVFNTPDDRVIWDVGHQAYPHKILTGRRDRIRTLRQPGGLSGFTRRSESDYDPFGAAHSSTSISAGLGMAAAHHMQAKKDPSYEERNVIAVIGDGSISAGMAYEAMNNAGFMGDRGADRLIVILNDNEMSIAPPVGAMSNYLTRLMSSHSFLSIRDLAGKWAKHLPSGIERTAKKAEEYARGMITGGTLFEELGFYYVGPVDGHDMTQLVPILRNLRDAEHRSPILLHVITEKGRGYKPAEAAGDKYHAVAKFDVETGKQKKAPAGPPTYTSVFARELLYRAGIDDNVMAITAAMPSGTGLNLFADKYPDRFFDVGIAEQHAVTFAAGIASEGLRPFCAIYSSFLQRAYDQVMHDVALQNLPVRFAIDRAGLVGADGATHAGSFDLNYLCCLPNMVVMAPSDEVELLHMTATSWSHDSGPSAVRYPRGSGVGLELPAHGEILEIGKGRIVKDTDKAGVAILSLGTRLQEALSAAETLENEGIAVTVADARFAKPVDTALIEQLAQKHDVFITIEEGAAGGFSSQVVQHLAATGLIDKVRFRPMSLPDIWIDHNTPEAQYEEAGLTAAHIAETARKAYSAKKV; this comes from the coding sequence ATGAGCACCTCTAATATTTCAACTTTTGGTCGTTATCCTACGCTAGATCGCATTAACTACCCAGCAGATATGCGCAATCTCTCAACGGAGCAGCTTAAAATACTAGCTGATGAAGTCCGTGCCGAGACTATTGATGCTGTCTCATGCACTGGCGGGCATCTTGGAGCCTCTTTGGGTGTTGTAGAGCTTACTGTTGCTTTGCATGCTGTCTTTAATACTCCTGATGATAGAGTTATTTGGGATGTTGGCCACCAGGCTTATCCCCATAAAATTTTGACAGGCCGACGCGATCGCATCCGCACATTGCGTCAACCTGGTGGGCTTTCTGGTTTTACGCGCCGCTCTGAAAGTGATTATGATCCATTCGGAGCTGCACATTCCTCTACTTCCATCTCTGCTGGATTAGGAATGGCGGCTGCGCATCATATGCAGGCCAAAAAAGATCCCAGCTACGAAGAGCGGAATGTTATTGCCGTTATTGGTGATGGATCCATTTCTGCCGGTATGGCCTATGAGGCTATGAATAATGCCGGCTTTATGGGTGACAGAGGTGCAGACCGGCTCATCGTTATTCTCAATGATAACGAAATGTCCATTGCACCACCTGTTGGCGCAATGTCTAATTATTTGACACGCCTTATGTCTTCTCACAGTTTTCTGTCGATTAGAGATTTGGCAGGCAAGTGGGCAAAACATCTACCTTCAGGCATTGAACGTACGGCTAAAAAAGCTGAGGAATATGCCCGTGGGATGATAACAGGTGGCACGTTATTCGAAGAGTTGGGTTTTTATTATGTTGGCCCTGTCGACGGCCACGATATGACCCAGCTTGTTCCCATTTTGCGCAATTTAAGAGATGCGGAACATCGTAGCCCCATTCTTCTTCATGTCATTACTGAAAAAGGGCGTGGTTATAAACCAGCTGAAGCGGCTGGTGATAAATATCATGCTGTAGCAAAATTTGACGTTGAAACTGGTAAGCAGAAAAAGGCACCTGCAGGCCCACCAACATATACATCTGTCTTTGCTCGGGAGCTTCTCTATCGTGCTGGCATAGATGATAATGTTATGGCCATTACGGCGGCTATGCCTTCTGGCACTGGACTGAATCTTTTTGCCGATAAATACCCTGACCGTTTTTTCGATGTCGGTATTGCTGAACAGCATGCCGTTACCTTTGCAGCCGGTATAGCAAGTGAAGGCTTACGTCCTTTCTGCGCAATTTATTCTTCTTTCTTGCAACGGGCTTACGACCAGGTCATGCATGATGTTGCACTGCAAAATCTGCCTGTGCGCTTTGCCATAGATCGTGCTGGTCTTGTTGGAGCAGATGGCGCGACTCATGCAGGATCTTTTGACCTCAATTATCTGTGCTGTCTGCCTAACATGGTCGTTATGGCACCCTCCGATGAGGTTGAACTACTGCACATGACGGCAACATCATGGTCTCATGATTCTGGCCCTTCTGCCGTGCGTTATCCACGTGGATCAGGCGTCGGTCTTGAACTGCCGGCACATGGTGAGATTCTTGAGATTGGCAAAGGCAGAATTGTAAAAGACACAGATAAAGCTGGTGTTGCTATCCTTTCATTAGGAACGCGCTTACAAGAAGCACTGAGTGCAGCCGAAACCTTAGAGAATGAGGGCATTGCTGTTACCGTCGCAGATGCACGCTTTGCAAAACCTGTTGATACGGCCTTAATTGAGCAGCTTGCTCAAAAGCATGATGTCTTTATTACAATTGAAGAAGGCGCTGCTGGCGGCTTTAGCTCGCAGGTCGTACAACATCTTGCTGCCACAGGACTTATAGATAAAGTAAGATTCCGTCCTATGTCATTGCCTGATATATGGATTGATCACAATACGCCCGAGGCCCAGTATGAAGAAGCTGGTCTGACAGCTGCTCATATTGCCGAGACGGCGCGTAAAGCTTACAGCGCTAAAAAAGTTTAA